The sequence below is a genomic window from Streptomyces sp. V1I1.
GGCCGGCCACGATCTGTACCGGCTGGCGACGCGGGAAGCGGATGTGACGATCCTGCCGGGCACCCGCACCAGGATCCGCGGCTTCGGCGGTGCGCTCGCCCCGCTGATCGTGGCCCGCCGGGACCGTCCCGTCGTGGTCGAGCTGAGCAATGAGCTGGCCGACCCGTTCGCGCTGCATCTGCACGGCGGACATGTGCCGGTGCGCTCGGACGGCCACCCCAAGGACCAGATCGGCCCGGGCGGCCGGCGCAGCTACTACTACCCCAACACCCAGCGGGCCTCGACGCTGTGGCTGCACGACCACACCCACCACGCGCACGCGGAGAACATCTACCGCGGTCTCGCGGCGACGTATCTGCTCACCGACACCTTCGAGGAGCGACTGCCGCTGCCCAAGGGCCAGTACGACGTGGTGCTGCAGCTGCGTGACGCGAAGTTCGACGACAACGGCGCCTTCGTCTACGACATGCACAAGCCGGAGGACCGGCCGACGATCCTCGTCAACGGCCGCCCCAAGCCGTACTTCGAGGTGGCGGCCCGCAAATACCGGCTGCGGCTGGTGAACACCGCCAATGAGCGGGGCTTCTTCCTGCGGCTCAACGACGGCACGCAGGCAGGCGCGGAGCTGGTGCAGATCGCGACCGACGGAGGCCTGCTGCCGGCGCCCGCGCCCGCCGGGGCACTGGGCCTGTGGCCGGGCGAGCGGAACGAGATCGTCGTCGACTTCTCCCGCTACCCGGTGGGGACCAAGCTGGTGCTGGAGAATCTGGCCGCCTTCGAGGGCGAGACCCCGGAGGTCATGCGGTTCGACGTGGTGCGCACGGCCTCGGACCCGAGCTCGGTGCCGGCCGCGCTGCGTCCCGTGCCGGACCTCGGCACGGCCAAGGTGCGGCGGGAGTTCCACCTCGCCTTCGACCCGGCGAGCGGCGAACACCTCATCAACGGCAAGCCGTTCGACATCAACCGCATCGACATCCGTCCCCGGCTGGACGTCACCGAGGTGTGGACGATCCGCAACTCCGACACCCTCGGCATTCCGCACTCGATCCACCCGCACCTGGAGCAGTTCCGGGTGCTGAGCCGCGACGGCCACGCACCGGGGCCCGAGGAGGCGGGGCTGAAGGACACGATCACTGTGATGGCCGGCCAGTCCGCGGAGATCATGCTGCGGTTCACCGACTACACCGGCCCGTACATGTACCACTGCCACATGCTCGGCCACCAGATGATGGGCATGATGGGCCAGATGGAGATCGTGAAGTAAGGAAGAAGGCCCTGTACGGAAGCCCCCGGTGGGGGCTTCCGTACAGGGCCTTGTGGTGTCAGAGGGCGGTGACCGCCGCGGCGTTGAGCGCCAGCGCCAGCACCGCCAGCAGGGTACGCAGCAGGTGCCAGCGCCGCCACAGGGGCCGCGGGTCCTCCCAGTCGGCGGGCAGCTCGTCGGGGTTCTCGACGGACTTGACCCGGCGGTTGATCGGCACATTGCACAGATGGGACACGGCGGACACACCCAGCAGCAGCACCGCGGCGACGCCGAACAGCGCCCGGGCCGCGCCGTCGTCCGCGGTCACGGCTAGGACCGCGGCGAGCAGCGTGGAGGTGAGGACGACGACCGGCATGGTCGGGTCCCAGTTACGGCCCAGCAGTTTGTGCGCGTACACGTAGGTGCCCGTCTCCATGGCGAAGAGCGCGGGAAGCACGCTCAGCGCGACGGCGAAGAGCACCCCCGCGGTGACACCGCTGCCGAGGAGAACCGCTATCCCCAGCACCTCGGTCATGGCGCTCAGGCCTGTGCCGGGTGGGAGTCGACGGTGAGCTGGGCGATGGACCGCATCGTGGCGTTTCGGAAGTACGCCGCGAAGCCGGCCGGCGAGGAGGTGTCCCGCTCCTCGGCCAGATACGGCTGGAGCTTCTCCTCCAGGATGTGCACGCCCTTCTGCGTGGCCATGTGCCGGCCGACGGCGGCGAAGTCGCCCTCGTAGTGGATGACGCGCACCATCACGTCGTCCTTGATGAACACCCCGGTGCCAAGCAGGCGACCGGCGGCCGAGCCGTCCTCGCCCTTGAAGTCGGGGGTGTCAACCCGGGTGAACTTGGCGAATATCGCCGCGATCTCGTCCTCGTGGCCGGGCTTGACCCGGTAGGTGATCGCTGCGTACGGCATCAGATTCCTCCATCGACGGTGATCGTGGCACCGGTGACATAGCGGGAGGCGTCCCCCGCCAGGAAGAGCACCGTCCCGGCCACGTCCTCGGGCCGGCCGAGCCGGCCCAGGGCGGTCATCGAGGCGATCCGCTCCCGCAGTTGCGGCGGCAGATCCCCGCCGGTCTCGCTCTCCGTGACGCCCGGGGCCACGGTGTTGACGCGGATACCGCGCGGCCCGAGCTCCTTGCAGAGCGCCCGTCCGAAGCCGACGAGGGCTGCCTTGGAGGCGGTGTAGTGGGCGCTGAACGGGCGGCCGCGCAGAGCGGCCGACGAGCCGATGTTGATGATCGACGCGCCCTCGGAGAGCAGGTCGAGCACGGCCTGGGTGACCAGGTACGCGGAGGTGACATTGTGGTCGAACAGCCGCTGCCACTCAGCCGCTTCGAGGTCGCCGAACTTCGCGTGCCCGTCGATGCCGACATTGTTCACCAGCACCTCGAGCCCGCCGAGCCCGTCCCGGCAGGCGTCGGCGAGCGTCTCGGCCCCGCTCGCGGTGGTGACGTCGGCGCGCACGGTCAGATGACCCCCGCCGAACTCGTCCAGTTCCCGCGCGAGCGATTCGGCGGCCTCGCCGTCCTTGCTGTAGCCCGCAACCACCTGGGCCCCGGCACGGGCGAAGGCCAGAGCCGCCGCCCGTCCGATGCCACGGGTGCCGCCGGTGATGAGCACGCGCTTGCCGGCCAGACCCGAGGTGAGGGCATCCTCCGTGCTCATGCCGCCTCGGGGAGGTTGGCATTGATCATCTTGAGCAGGATGCGCGGGGTCTCGGCCTCCACGACCGCGTCGTCGGAGAGCTCGACCCCACGCTCGCGCTTGATGACTCCGGTCACCTGCAGCAGCGCGAGGGAGTCGTAACCGAGGTCCATGAAGGGCACGTCCAGCACGGCGTCGCTGTCGAGGTCGATGCCTTCGGACTCGCCGGCGCATTCGCGGAGCTGCTCGGCAAGCTCCGGCAGAGTGAACTCGCTCACTGGATCCGGCCTCCCTCTTTGGTCCAGATGTAGAAGGACTGCGCCATCGCGTCCTTGGGTTCCTGCCAGTTCGGGTCGTACGGCGAAACGCACTCGGCGAGCCGGGTGTTGATGTCGTCGTAGAGCGGGTGGCTGCGGGCCTGATACAGGCGCGGGCCGATGTCCGCGTCGGCCTCGACAAGATGGAAGTAGAGATCGTGGAAGGTGAACAGCGAACGCCTCGTCACACCGATCATGTGGGGCAGCTCACTCGAGTCCGACTCCTCGAAGATCTTGGCGATGTCGCCGGCCTTGCCCGGCTCCATCCGAGCCACTATGAGCGTCCGGTGTGCCACCGTCGGCCTCCTTCGTGGAATGTACTGGGAAGCCCTGCGGTTGGCGGGCTTGTCGCAACCGTGACAGGCAGCGCTGGAGCGCCGCTCGATCCACTGTCCAACTTGGGTCCGGCCGAGAGGAATTCATCGAGGTCGGCGATGCGCAAGCGCGATGGGTGCGTCCTGCGATGACGGAGCCGAGTCCGCGACCAACGCGCCGAGGACGCGCGTGACCAGCTGTACGGTCCCGGTCCCGGTCCCGGTCCCGGTCCCGGTCCCGGTCCCGGTCCCGGTCCCGGTCCCGGCCGCCCGGCGCCCGCGCGAACCCAGCCAAAAGGCTGTACGGCCGCGTCGCGACGCTCACCGCAGCGGCCCGGTGATGACCGACTGCCGCAGCCCGGCCTCCGCGGACAGCAGCAGCGGCCGGCCGATCAGCCGGCCGTCGCGCCGGATGCTGCTGGCGTGCACGCCGTATCCGCCGAAGGGCTGGTTGCCGTCCTCGGCGTCCAGCGTGGTGGCGTTGCGGCTGATGACGCCGGTGCCCAGGGTCTCCCCGGTCAGTCGCGGCTCGCCCAGCGCGGAGACGTACATGCCCCGCTCCAGCTCCTCGGGGGTGCGCGCCCATTCGCGGAGCATCTCCGGGTCCTCGTACGGCACGATGCAGAAGACCGGCGAGAAGAGCTCCGGCGGATGAAAGTCCACGCCCTCCGGGAACACCAGCAGTGAGGGCTCGACCAGCATCCGCTCCGGGTCCGCCTCCCCGCCGCTGACCACATGGTCGGCGTTCTGGACAAGGAACTCCGCCGCACCCTCCACGGCGTCCTCGTAGGCCAGCGGAGTCAGCACGGTATCGGGCCAGCTGCGCGCGCCGACGGTGAGCACGGACAGTTCGGCGCGCAGTTGTTCCACGACCGCGTCGAGCCGCAGCCGGTGGACGAAAATGACGTCCGGGCACAGGCAGTCCTGGCCGGAGTTGTACAGTCGGGCGCGCAGGATGGCCCGGCAGGCGGCGCCCGGGTCGGTGCGGGGGCCGATGACAAGGGGGTTGGGTCCCGAGCCCATGACGAGGAACAGCGGCCGGTCGCCGACGGATTTCATCACGTCCTGGGCATTGGTGGGCTGCCCCGTGAAGACCACCGCGTCGGACGCCGAGCAGATCGGCTTGAACTGCCGCTGGGAGACGTCGACCATCTTGATCCGCCGGGCGAGGTCCGGGTCGATGCGAGTACTGATCAGCTTGTGCACGGCGTACGCGGTGTCCCGGGTGCGTGCCGAGGGGCGGATGACCACCTCGTCGCAGTAGAGCCCGGGGATCAGGCCGAACAGCGCGTACGAGTAGAGGATGTTGTTCGACGGCAGGAACACCGAGAGCCGGGACAGCTGGGGCGGGCAGTTGCGCGCCAGCTCCCAGGGCGCACCGGTCAACGCGCCTATGGATCGCAGGAGTTCATCGCGGGCGCTGCTGTAGGTGGCGACCCGCGTCAGCAGCGACAGCAGCTCGTCGCGGCAGCTCAGCAGGGCGGAGGCCGTCCTCATCGCCTTCTCGTGCGCGGCTTCGAGGTTGGGCCAGGTACGGGTGAAGGACTCCAGAACCGGCATGGACGGGTGGCTCATCGGGCTGTCTCCTCGCGGCACGGGGATGTCGGGTGGGGGCCGACGGAACCGGTGGCAGCCGAAGGTCTCCAGTAGTTCTCGAGACCGTCCGACTATTCTTCCTGCCGCCACTTGGCATTGTCGTTCGGAAATCGTTCGGAAATCGTTCGGAACTCGGCCGGACTCGGCAGGAACTCGGCCCGATGCAGCGATGATTGACAGAATAGGCAGCCGGACGAATGCATGTCCAGCAGACATTGAAGAGAATTCCGGGCAGGGAATTCCCTCCATTGAAATACCCGCCCGCTCAGCCCCGGCTCGAAGACTCCTGGAATACCGGCCGCCCGGCGACCCCCGCACCCCATTGAGGAGGCCGATCATGACCAGCACCGTTCCTGCCTCAGCCGGCACAGTGCACCCTTGGTTCCACGAGGAGGGACGGCCAAAGCCGTCGGACCTGCGGCGGCTGTCCGGCGCCGAGACGCACGAGCTGCTGCGCCGGGAGACGGCCGGGCTGAGCATCTCGCTCCCGGGACCCGCCCTTCCCGCGCAGCCGTTCGTCCTGCCCCGCAGCTCCTACGACGAGCTGTTCGAGGTCAGCCGAGTGCTGCTGTCGCTGGTACGCCGGGCCGTCCTGGCCCAGGGCGGCAGCTGGCCGGCCCGCGCCGAGGCGCTCGGCGCCGACCCCGACGACTACCCCCTGCTGTCCGGTCAGGACAACACCGAGACCGAGTACTGCGCGATGATGGCCCGCCCGGACATCGTCATCGGCGAACGGGGCCCGCAGCTGCTGGATTTCAATGTCAGCGGGACCTTCGGCGGACCCATTGAGACCCACGCTCTCGCCGCGGTCTGGCAGCGGACCCACCAGGACGACGGCCGGACGCCGTTCACGGGGTCCGACCCGCTCGTTGCCCGGGTCCAGGCCTATGAGGACGTCTGTACCCGGCGGAATCTGCCGAAGGCCGTCGCCGTCGTCGGCAGTCTGGGCGATCTGCTCGAAGACTCCGACATCCGCTTCCACCAACTCACGCTCGACCAGTTCAGGCGTCGTGGCTTCACCGCGGACTTCTTCGAACCGCACGAACTCCCCGACGCGCTCGGCCGCCCGGGGGCCCTGCGCTATCCGCTCGGTCTGCGCAACTTCGCCCTGCTCGACTGGCGGGAGCGTGGCATCGGCATCGAACCCGTCCATCAGTCACAGCGCTCGGGTCTCCTGCTGCTGCCACCGCAGAGCAGTGGTCTGCTCGCCAACAAGAAGGCACTGGCCCTGGTCTCAGAGGGGCGCCCCTGGATGACGCGCGCCGAGCGCCGCACGGTCGAGCGGCACCTGCCCTGGACCCGTATGACCATCCCCGGCCGCACCGACTGGCAGCAGGGCGAACACGACCTGCCCGCCCTGCTCTTCCGCGAGCGCGACCGGTTCGTCCTGAAGCGGGCCATCGGCCAGACGGGGCGGGAGGTTCTCATCGGCCGCCACACCGGACAACAGGCCTGGGAAGAGGCCGTCAACGGCGCGTTCGAGGCGGGCGACAGCATCGTGCAGGAGTATGTCGAGCCGCTGTCCTGCCCGCTGGAGCTGACCGACGGCCGGGCCACCTGGACCGCGCCCGTCTCGCCGGTGCTCAGCCCCATGCTCTTCAACGGCAGGGCCGGCGGCTGCTGGGCCCGGTTCCTTCCGGACGGCAGCGCCGGCTCCGAGGGAAAGATCAGTGTCGGTGAGTACAGCGCCACCGAGAACGCCGTCCTCACCTGGGCCTGAGATGCGGGCCGGTCGTGTGCGGGGTGGGCAACGGCACGTTGATCACAGCGTCGGTGGAGGCGGCGCTCGGTCCGGCTGCCCGCCGCGGCCTGCGGGTGCTGGCCCACCACCGCCATCTGCACCGGCCCGACCATCCGGACGACGAGGCCAGGGTCTGGCTCGGCAACCATGAACTGGGCGGGGTCGGACAGCTCCTGGCCCAGCAGCGCGGTGTGCCGCGTGAGGCCCTCAACCCGGTCACCGGGCACACGGTGGCCCGCCTGCTCACCGCACTGCACGGCGGCCCCGAACTGCGCACCGCCGTACCGGGGCCGCAGGGGCTGCCCGGCGGTTATCCCGCCCGCGTCACCCGGCGGCGGGTCGAACTCGATCTGCCGTACGGGCTCACGCTGTCGGACGCCGTCGCCTGTAACGAGCGGCTCACCTTCGCCGAGGGGGTGCGTATCGACCCGGACGGCGATGTGCACTTCTCCCCCTCCCTACGGGAAGGGCTCCGGCCCCATCTGCCCCAGCTGTGCGAGGGGTTCAGCGGCGCGGGGACCGCCCGGGCGGCGGCGCGGATGTGGCACGCGGCGCAGGCGCTGCGCCGCCGGGAGGATCCGGCCGACGCCGTGTACGCGCGGGGCTCGGCGGACGGCGTCGGAACCCCGCGCGGAGGGGTGACTTCAGCGCGCCCGCAGGGCACGCTCGATGCCCATTCCCGCTCCCACGCCCATTCCTGCGCCCATTCCCGCG
It includes:
- a CDS encoding TcmI family type II polyketide cyclase — protein: MAHRTLIVARMEPGKAGDIAKIFEESDSSELPHMIGVTRRSLFTFHDLYFHLVEADADIGPRLYQARSHPLYDDINTRLAECVSPYDPNWQEPKDAMAQSFYIWTKEGGRIQ
- a CDS encoding SDR family NAD(P)-dependent oxidoreductase, yielding MSTEDALTSGLAGKRVLITGGTRGIGRAAALAFARAGAQVVAGYSKDGEAAESLARELDEFGGGHLTVRADVTTASGAETLADACRDGLGGLEVLVNNVGIDGHAKFGDLEAAEWQRLFDHNVTSAYLVTQAVLDLLSEGASIINIGSSAALRGRPFSAHYTASKAALVGFGRALCKELGPRGIRVNTVAPGVTESETGGDLPPQLRERIASMTALGRLGRPEDVAGTVLFLAGDASRYVTGATITVDGGI
- a CDS encoding SchA/CurD-like domain-containing protein, giving the protein MPYAAITYRVKPGHEDEIAAIFAKFTRVDTPDFKGEDGSAAGRLLGTGVFIKDDVMVRVIHYEGDFAAVGRHMATQKGVHILEEKLQPYLAEERDTSSPAGFAAYFRNATMRSIAQLTVDSHPAQA
- a CDS encoding multicopper oxidase family protein produces the protein MLNRRQLLRGGAAAGLLVAAPAGLIVGGRPGRAVAATAPFTVPLAVPKPLRPTRLAGHDLYRLATREADVTILPGTRTRIRGFGGALAPLIVARRDRPVVVELSNELADPFALHLHGGHVPVRSDGHPKDQIGPGGRRSYYYPNTQRASTLWLHDHTHHAHAENIYRGLAATYLLTDTFEERLPLPKGQYDVVLQLRDAKFDDNGAFVYDMHKPEDRPTILVNGRPKPYFEVAARKYRLRLVNTANERGFFLRLNDGTQAGAELVQIATDGGLLPAPAPAGALGLWPGERNEIVVDFSRYPVGTKLVLENLAAFEGETPEVMRFDVVRTASDPSSVPAALRPVPDLGTAKVRREFHLAFDPASGEHLINGKPFDINRIDIRPRLDVTEVWTIRNSDTLGIPHSIHPHLEQFRVLSRDGHAPGPEEAGLKDTITVMAGQSAEIMLRFTDYTGPYMYHCHMLGHQMMGMMGQMEIVK
- a CDS encoding DUF1772 domain-containing protein, with the protein product MTEVLGIAVLLGSGVTAGVLFAVALSVLPALFAMETGTYVYAHKLLGRNWDPTMPVVVLTSTLLAAVLAVTADDGAARALFGVAAVLLLGVSAVSHLCNVPINRRVKSVENPDELPADWEDPRPLWRRWHLLRTLLAVLALALNAAAVTAL
- a CDS encoding acyl carrier protein, with the protein product MSEFTLPELAEQLRECAGESEGIDLDSDAVLDVPFMDLGYDSLALLQVTGVIKRERGVELSDDAVVEAETPRILLKMINANLPEAA
- a CDS encoding aldehyde dehydrogenase family protein, whose amino-acid sequence is MSHPSMPVLESFTRTWPNLEAAHEKAMRTASALLSCRDELLSLLTRVATYSSARDELLRSIGALTGAPWELARNCPPQLSRLSVFLPSNNILYSYALFGLIPGLYCDEVVIRPSARTRDTAYAVHKLISTRIDPDLARRIKMVDVSQRQFKPICSASDAVVFTGQPTNAQDVMKSVGDRPLFLVMGSGPNPLVIGPRTDPGAACRAILRARLYNSGQDCLCPDVIFVHRLRLDAVVEQLRAELSVLTVGARSWPDTVLTPLAYEDAVEGAAEFLVQNADHVVSGGEADPERMLVEPSLLVFPEGVDFHPPELFSPVFCIVPYEDPEMLREWARTPEELERGMYVSALGEPRLTGETLGTGVISRNATTLDAEDGNQPFGGYGVHASSIRRDGRLIGRPLLLSAEAGLRQSVITGPLR